GCTCGCCGACTTCGAGCCGCGCCTCGACCCGCGTCCGGGCCTCGGCGTCACCGACTGGATCTTCCTCGTGCTCGGGACGCTCTTCTTCGGGCTCGTGCTCGCCGGGCTCGTGTGGCTCTGCGTCTGGCTCGTGCAGGAGATGCGGCTCAACCAGCGCCAGCGCGCCTTCATCGATGCGGTCACGCACGAGCTCAAGACGCCGCTCGCGTCGTTCCGTCTCTACCTCGACACGATCGCGAGCCACGACCTCGACCCCGAGCGGCGCGGCACGTTCGTCGCGCGCATGCGCGACGATCTCGAGCGGCTCGATCACACCGTCGACCAGGTGCTCGCCGCCGCGCGCGCCGAGGAGCGCAGCGCGCGCCCGCCCGGCCGCGTCGCGCTCGCGCCGCTGCTCGCGGGCTGCGTCGAGGACGTGCGCGAGCGCAACCGCCTGCCGGCCGAGGCCGTGCGCGTCGTGCGCGAGGCCGCGTCGGTCGTGCGCGGCGACGCCGCGGAGCTCGGCATCGTGTTCCGCAACCTGCTGCAGAACGCGATCCAGTACTCGCACGACCCCGTCGAGGTGCGCGTCGGCGTGCGCGACGTCGGCGACGGCCGGGTGCGTGTCGAGATCGAGGACAACGGCATTGGCATCCCGCCGACCGAGCTCCGCAAGATCTTCCAGCGCTTCTACCGCGCGGGGAGGGACGTGCAGCGGCGCGCGGCCGGGCTCGGGCTCGGGCTGTTCATCGTGCGCGGCCTCCTGCGCCGGCAGGGCGGCCGCGTCGTCGCCGAGTCGGCGGGCGCGGGGCAGGGAAGCCGCTTCGTCGTGACGCTGCGCGCCGCGCCGCGCGGCGAGGCGTGACGTGGCGCGCGTGCTCGTCGTCGAGGACGAGCTGCATCTCGCGGAGGGGCTGCAATTCAACCTCGAAGCGGAAGGGCACGAGGTCGAGGTGCTCGGCGACGGCGCGCTCGCGGCGCAGCGGCTCGCGAGCGAGGGCGCGCCGCTCGACCTCGTGCTGCTCGACGTGATGCTGCCCGGCATGAGCGGCTTCGAGGTCGCGCGGCGCGCGCGCGCGGCGGGCAACTTCGTCCCCATCCTCATGCTCACCGCGAAGGACGAGGTCGCCGACCGCGTGCGCGGCCTCGAGGAAGGGGCGGACGACTATCTCGCGAAGCCGTTCCGGCTCGAGGAGCTGCTCGCGCGCGTGCGCGGGCTGCTGCGCCGACGCCGCTGGGACGGCGGCCTCGGCGAGTCGACGGCGCCGCGCGAGGTCCGGTTCGGCGACGTCACCGTGCACTTCGATCGCTTCGAGATCGCGACGCCGCGCGGCACGGCGCGCATCACGACACGCGAGGCCGGCCTGCTGCGCGCGCTGATCGATCGCGAGGGCGAGGCCGTGACGCGCGGCGAGCTGCTCGAGGACGTCTGGGGGCTCCGGCCCGACACGCGCACGCGCGTCGTCGACAGCTTCGTCGTGCGGCTGCGTCGCTACGTCGAGCCCGATCCTTCACGGCCGCGTCACATCGTGTCCGTGCGCGGACACGGCTATCGCTTCGTGCGCTGACGGCGTCGACGCAGTCGACGGCGTCGACACCGTCGTCGCGCACACGGCGTTTCGCGCGTTCGCCGCTTGTGGAGCGGGGCGCGCGCGTGCGAACCTGAACGCGTGACGGGGGCAATCCGATTCCAGGTCCATCCTGCGCTCGACGACCCGGTGCTCGTGCTGGCGTTCGGCGGCTGGAGCGACGCGAGCGAGGCCGCGAGCAGCGCGCTCGCGTTCGTGAACGACGCGATCCAGTCCGTCGCGCTCGCCGAGCTCGACCCGGAGGAGTTCTACGACTTCACCGTCGCGCGCCCGCACGTCGAGCTCGACGGCGACGGCGAGCGCCGCATCGTGTGGCCGAGCACCGAGTTCCGCTTCGGACACGCCGGCAACGTCGAGCTCGTGACGGGGCTCGGCAGCGAGCCGCACCTGCGCTGGCGCACCTTCTGCGACGCCGTCGCCGCGCTGGCCGAGGGCGTGCACGCGCACCGCGTCGTGCTGCTCGGCTCCTTCCTCTCCGACGTCGTCTACTCGCGGCCCGTCGAGGTGACGGGCTTCGCGAGCGACCCCGCCGATCTCGAGCGGCTGGGCGTCGGCCTCTCCGGCTACGAGGGCCCGACCGGCATCGTCGGCGTGCTCGGCGACCGCCTGCAGCGCGACGGCCGCGAGGTCGTCTCGCTCTGGGCCTGCCTGCCGCACTACCTGAGCACGTCGCCCAACCCGCGCGGCGCGCTCGCGCTGGTCGACCGCCTCTCGGCCTATCTCGGCGTCTCGTTCGACGACGGCGCGCTGCGCGCCGAGGCCGAGGAGTTCGAGAAGCGCGTCAACGAGATCGTCGCCGCCGACCCGGAGCTCAGCGAGTACGTCCGCCAGCTCAAGAAGCGCGACTTCGCACAGTAGGCGGAGGGGCGTCGCGGGCGCGCGTTCGCTCGGTCGGCCGAGGAGGCGCGGGGGCGGGGGCGCGGCGGCGAATGGCTCGCCGGCGGTCGACCTGGGTCGGTGTTCGGCGTGGTTCGGCGTGTCGCGCGCGGTGGCACTCGGGTATCGAGCGCCGGCTGCGCTCGATTTCGCCGCCGCGCCCCCTCCCCCGCGCCCGGTCCTCCGAGGCGCGCGACCGGCACTGCAACTCCACCTGCGGCGTTCCGCGAGACGGCGTGGCCTAACGACCGATCGCCCGCGCGGTCCGCACCCCCACCACCGCGATCCTCGTCTGCGAGCGGACCCGTCGAAGTGGCGAGGAGCGCGGGGCGGGGGCGCGGCGGCGAATCCGAGCCGGCGCGCGACCTGGGTCGGCGTTCGGCGTGGTTCGATGCGCGCGCGGTGGCACTCGCGGCACCGAGCGCCGGCTGCGCCGGCGATTCGCCGCCCCCGCGCCCCGCGCCGCGCGGTGCTTCGAGGCGCGCGACCGGCACTGCAATCCGCCTGCGGTGCTCCGGGCGAGATCATCGACTAACGATCGATCGCCCGCGCGGTCCGCACCCCCACCCCGCGATCCTCGTCCGCGAGCGGACCCGTCGAAATGGCGAGGAGCGCGGAGCGGGCGCGGGGGCGGCGAAATCGAGCGCAGCCGGCGCGCGATGTCCGGATGCCCGAGCCGTTCGATCCCCGCGAGGCGGCCCCTCGCGGCACCCGCCCGGGCGCCGGCGAGCCATTCGCCGCCCCCGCGCCCGCGCCGCGCGGCGCCCCTACCGAAGCTCCCCCGCTCGCTAGGCGAGCTCGATCGACTCTTCGATCAGCATCACCGGGATCGAGTCGTCGACGACGTACAGCACCTTGCCGTCCTCGCGCACGAGGCCCTCGGCGACGGGCTTCGTCACCGCGTCGCCGCCGCGGTTGCGCAGGCGGCCGGCCTCGATCTCGGCGTTCACGCGCGCGAGCGTCTGGGCGTCGGCGGGTGCGACGGGCTGCTTGGTCTCCGGGCACACGAGGATCTCGAGAAGCTCTGCTTGGACGGGCATGACGGGCTCCTAGCGCAGGAGGGACGACGAGTAGCCGAGGATCCGGCGCGCGATGATGAGCTGGTTGATCTGCTGCGTGCCTTCGTAGATGTCGTTGATCTTGGCATCGCGCATCCACTTCTCGACGAGCAGCTTCTTCGAATAGCCGAGCGGGCCGAGCAGCTCGACGGCCTTCTGCGTGATCTGCGTGACGGCGAGGCCGGCCTTCGCCTTGGCCATCGACGCCTCGAGGTTGTTGGGCGTCCCCGAGCTGATCATCTTGGCGGCGCGCCAGGTGAGGAGGCGCGCGGCCTGCAGCTCGGCCTGCATCTCGAGGACGTCGCGCTCGATCGCCGTCAGCTCGTGGCGCGGTGCGTCGTGCCGCAGTCGCACGCCCTGGCGCTCGAGCTCCTCGACGACGAAGTCGAGCGCCGCGCGCCCGACGCCGACGGCCATCGCCGCGACGATCGGGCGGCTCGCGTCGAACGTCGCCATCGCGCCCTTGAAGCCCTTGTCGCCGCTCTGCTTCGGGTCCTGCTTCCGGACCTCGCGGCGGCCGAGCAGGTTGGCCTCGGGCACGCGGCAGTTCTCGAACACGAGCGTCGCCGTGTCCGACGCGCGGATGCCGAGCTTGTCCTCGGTGCCGACGAGCTTCATGCCGGGCGTGAGCGCGGGGACGACGAAGCTCTTGATGCCGCCGCGGCCCGCGCTCCGGTCGACCGTCGCCCACACGACGACGAAGCCGCCCTCGACCTGCGACGCGCCCTCGCCCGCGGTGCAGAAGATCTTCGTGCCGTTCAGCACCCACTCGCGCGTCGCTTCGTCGAAGTCGGCCGTCGTCTGGATCGCCGCCGAGTCCGAGCCCGCCTCGGGCTCCGTGATCGCCATCGCGCCCCAGATCGGGTGGCCGTCGGAGCGGAACGCGGAGAGGAACTGGTCGCGCTGCTCGGGCGTGCCCGCGGCGCTCACCGCCGAGCCGCCGAGCGCCGGCGTCGGCATGCGCAGGTAGAGGCCCGCGTCGCCGAAGCAGAGCTCTTCCGCCTGCACGCACACGGTGACGAAGCCGTCGGTCGGCTGGCTCGCGTCGACGGGCGCGCCCTTGCGCCCCTCGCTCCACCAGAAGTCGATCCACTCGCGCGGCGGCTCGTGCTCGCGGTCGTCGTACGTGCGCGAGATCGGGCGCATCTGCTCGTGCGCGATGCGGTGGAAGTGCGCGCGCGCGGTCTTCGTGTTCTCGGTGGGCTCGAAGGAGATCGCCATGCCGGGCCTCGCTCGACGCGTCGTCGCTCAGACGAGCGTCAGGGCTTCGAAGGTCGAGAAGCCGCGCGCGTTGCGCAGGTGCATCTCGGGCAGGTACTCGCGCGTGTAGCCGTGGCCGCCGAACACCTGCACGGCGCCGTCCGCCACCGCGAGCACCATGCGCTGCGCCTTGCCGATCGCGAGCACGGCCTCGCGCGACGCGTCGAGCCCCTGGTCGAGGCGCCACGCGGCCTCCCACGCGAGCAGGCGCGTCGCGTCGATCTCCGTCGCCATGTCCGCGAGCTTGAACGCGATCGCCTGCTTCGTCGCGATCGGCACGCCGAACGCCTTGCGCTCCTTCGCGTACTCGAGCGCCACCTCGTAGGACGCGCGCGCGACGCCGACCGCGCACGCCGCGAGCGCGACGCGCCCGCGGTCGAGGAGCGCCCGCACCGCTGCCGTGCCCGCCGCATCGCCGCCGAGCCGCGCGCTCGCCGGCACGCGCACGCCCGCGAGCGCGACCTCGGCCGTCGGCAGCGCCTGCAGGCCCATGTTCGCCTCGCGCGTCGCGGTGAGCCCGGGCGCGTCCGTCGGCACGGCGAAGGCCGCGAGCCCCTCGTCGCGCGCGACGACGACGACGTGCGCGAGCCCGTCCTGCCAGGGCACGAAGCACTTGGCGCCGTCGAGCACGACGTCGCCGCCGTCGCGCTTCGCCGTCGTGTGCGGGTGCAGCGGGTCGAACGCGAAGCGCGGCTCGACCCACGCGAGCGAGCCCGGCGCAGGACGATCGCCGAGCACGCCGGGCAGGAGCTGCGCGCGCTGCTCGGGCGTGCCGAGGTCGGCGACGGGGAAGCCGAGCAGCGACGGCGAGAGGATCGCGAGCGCGAGCGAGAGGTCGCCCCAGGCGAGCTCCTCCGCGACGAGGCAGCCGGTGACGGCGCTGCGCGCGCCGCCGCCGCCGCACTCCTCGGGGAGCGCGTTGGCGACGAGCCCGAGCTCGTGCGCGGCCTCGAGCACCGCGGTGTCGACGGCGCGCGCCTCGTCGCACGCGCGCGCCTTCGGTCGCACCTCGTTCTGCGCGAACTGGCGCACCGTCTCGCGGATGAGCGCCTGCTCCTCGTCCGGCTCGAAGTCGATCATCGCGTGGCCCGCCTCCGTCGCGCGGCGCTAGATGCGCTCGAGCACGGTCGCGATGCCCATGCCGCCGCCGATGCACATGGTGACGAGGCCCGTCGTGCGGTCGCGCCGCTCGAGCTCGTCGAGCACGGTCCCGATCAGCATGCCGCCGGTCGCGCCGAGCGGGTGCCCGAGCGCGATCGCGCCGCCGTTCACGTTGACCTTCTCCGGATCCATCCCGGTGTCGCGCATGGTCTTGAGCGGGATCGCGGCGAACGCCTCGTTGATCTCGACCAGGTCGATGTCGCCGATCGTCATGCCGGCCTTCTTCAGCACCTTCGGCACCGCGGTCGACGGCGCGGTGAGCATGATGACGGGCTCGCTGCCGGTGGTCGCCGTCGCGAGGATGCGCGCGCGCGGGCGCAGTCCGTGTGCGCGCGCGTAGTCGGGCGACGCGAGGAGCACGGCGCTCGCGCCGTCGACGATGCCCGACGAGTTGCCCGCGGTGTGCACGTGCGGGATGGAGCCGAGCTCCGGGTACCGGGTGAGCGCCATCTCGTCGAGCGAGCGCGTCTCGCCCTTGGCGACGTGCGCGCCGAGCGCTTCGAACGACGCCGGGAGCTTGCCGAGGCTCTCGACGGTCGTGCCGGCGCGCGGGTGCTCGTCCTCGGCGAGCACGACCTGGCCGTCGAGGCCGCGCGCCGGGATCAGGCTCGCATAACGTCCTTCCCTGCGCGCGACGTCGCAGCGTCGCTGGCTCTCGGCGGCATAGGCGTCGAGGTCGGCGCGCGAGAAGCCCTCCTTCGCGGCGATGATGTCGGCCGAGATGCCCTGCGGCACCTGCGGGTGGAGCTCGATCAGGTGCGGGTTGCCGCCGTGCATCTTCGAGCCGTCGCTGCCCATCGGGACGCGGCTCATCGACTCGACGCCGCCGCCGATCACGAGATCCTGCTGGCCCGACATCACGCCCATCGCCGCGAAGTTGACGGCCTGCTGGCCCGAGCCGCAGTAGCGGTTGAGCGTCACGCCCGTCGCCGACTCGACCGGCCACCCGGCCGCGAGTGCGGCCATGCGCGCGAGACAGCCGCCCTGGTCCTTCACCGCGCTCACGATGCCGGCGACGACGTCCTCGACGTCCGCGGGGTCGAAGCCGGCGCGCTCGCGCAGGCCGTTCAGGCACTGCGCGAGCAGCTCCTGGGGATGGATGCCGTACAGTCCGCCCGTCTCGGGCTTGCCCTTGCCGCGCGGCGTGCGCACGGCGTCGATGATCCAGGCTTCGGGCATGGGGGTCCCTCTCGAGGGCGCCGGCGACGGCGCGGGGCTTGCGGAGTGCGCGGCACGGCGCGGCGCGCTCCGGATGGGTCGGTTCGGGGTGCGGGCGCAGCGCACGATACCGCACGGCGCACGTCCCGGGCGCCGCGCGCGCGCGTCCGTACGCCGCGCGCGCGGGGCCGCGCCGCGAAGCCGGGCCGGCGCCTCCCGCGATCGATCGCGACGGACGCCGCCCGTGCGGCGGGCCGACCGGACGCGCGGGATCGCCGCGAGGCGGAACGTGGGGGAGCGAGCCGTGGACGCGGCGGGCAGGAGTTCGGCGGCGCGCGCGCGACGCCGCGGCGGCGCGCCGCGGGCGGTCCGCGACGCGCGCGCGCGCGCGGCGGCCCGTCCGTTCGTCGCGGTCGCGCTCGCCTTCGTGCTCGCCGTCGCGCTCGGTGTGGCGCTCGCCGGCTGCGACCGCGCCGCGCCGAGTGCGGATGCGCGGCCGGTCGTCGCCGTCTCCGTGCTTCCGCAGCAGTGGGTGGTCGAGCGGCTCGCGGGCGACCGCGTCCGGGTCGTCGTGATGCTGCCGCCCGGTGCGAACGAGGCGACCTACGAGCCCTCGATCTCGCAGATGCGCGCGCTCGATCGCGCCGTCCTCTACGTGAAGGTCGGCCACCCGCGCTTCGCGTTCGAGCGGGCCTGGCTCGACGCGCTGCTCGCGGATGCCGAAGGCGTGCGCGTCGTCGACGGCGCGGCGGGCATCGAGCTCGCGCCCGGCGACCCGCACTACTGGCTCGTGCCGCGCCACGTCGCGACGATGGCGGCCTCCGTCGCGCGCGCGCTCGCCGATGCGCTGCCCGCCGAGCGCGCCGCGATCGACGCCCGCCTCGAGGGCCTGCGTCGCGACGCCGAGGCGCTCGACGCCGAGCTGCGCGCGCGGCTCGCCCCGGTGCGGGGGCGCACCTTCCTCGTCTTCCACCCCGCGTTCGGCTATCTCGCGCGCGAGTACGGGCTCGTGCAGGTCGCGATCGAGGACGAGGGCAAGGAGCCCGACGCGCACGAGCTGGCGCGCCTCGTCGCGCGCGCGCGCGACGAGGGCGTGCGCGTGATCTTCGTGCAGCCGCAGTTCGATCGCGCGGCCGCGCAGACGATCGCCGACGAGGTCGGCGCGCGGCTCGAGGTGCTCGACCCGCTCGCGCCCGACTGGGACGACAACCTGCGCCGCGTCGCGCGCGCGCTCGCGGAGGGACTCGCCTCGTGACGGACGCCGCGCCGCCGCCCTGCGTCGAGCTCGATCGCGTGAGCGTCTCGCGCGGCGGGCGCCCCGTGCTCGAGGACGTGACGCTGCGCATCGCGGCGAACGACTACCTCGCGATCCTCGGCCCGAACGGGAGCGGCAAGAGCACGCTGCTCAAGGTGATCCTCGGGCTGATCGAGCCCGACGCGGGCCGCGTGCGCGTGTTCGGCGCGCCGCCGCGGCGCGCGCGCGGGCGCGTCGGCTACGTCCCGCAGCGCGCCACGTTCGACCTCGACTTCCCGATCCGCGTGCGCGACGTCGTCTCGATGGGCCGGCTCGCGGGGCTCGGCCTCGCGCGCCTCGGCCGCTTCGCGCGCGACGATCGCGAGGCCGCCGACGCGGCGCTCGAGCGCGTCGAGATGGCGGCGCTCGCCGACCGGCCGATCGGCGCGCTCTCGGGCGGCCAGCTGCAGCGCGTGCTGATCGCGCGCGCGCTCGCGCAGCGGCCGCGGCTGCTCCTGCTCGACGAGCCGACGTCGAGCCTCGACGAGCGCATCGGGCGCAGCGTCTGGGAGCTCTTCGAAGAGCTCTCCGCGGAGATGGCGATCGTGGTGGTCTCGCACGACATCGGGGCGATCTCGCGCAGCGTGCGCAGCGTCGCGTGCCTGAACCGCCACCTCTTCGCGCACCCGTCGCGGCAGCTCACCTCCGACGTGATCGAGGCGGCCTACGGCTGTCCCATCGATCTCGTCGCGCACGGGCATCCGCACCGCGTGCTGGCCGACCACGACGGCGCCGGCGCGCCGCACGGGGAGGGGTGACGTGGCCGAGGCGCTCGCCCTCCCGTTCTTCCAGCGCGTGCTCGTGGCCGGGCTGCTCGCGAGCGTCGCGTGCGGCGTGATCGGCGCCTACGTGGTGGCCCGGCGCATCGCGTCGCTCTCCGGGGGGCTCGCGCACGCGGCGTTCGGCGGCGTCGGCCTCGGCTACCTCGTGGGCGTCGCGCCGATGGCGGGGGCGGCGGGGTTCGCGCTCGTGGCCGCGCTCGTCGTCGGCTTCGCCGAGCGTCGCATGCGCTCGGGGCTCGACGCGCTGATCACGATGGTGTGGTCGGTCGGCATGGCGCTCGGCGTCGTGTTCGTCGCGCTCGCGCCCGGCTATGCGCCGGACCTCATGAGCTACCTGTTCGGGAGCCTGCTCTTCGCGCCCTGGAGCTACGTCGCCGTGGTCGCCGGGCTCGACGTCGCGATCCTCGGCGCGGTCGTGCTCTTCCATCCCTACTTCGAGGCCGTCTGCTTCGACGAGGAGTTCGCCGAGGCGACCGGCGTGCCCACCGAGCCGCTCTTCCTCGCGCTGCTCGCGCTCGCGGCGCTCGCGATCGTGACCTTGATCCGCGTGGTCGGCGCGGTGCTCGCGATCGGCCTGCTCACGATCCCGGCCGCCACGGCGCGCCGCTTCGCGGACGGCCTGCGGCCCATGATGGTGCTCGCGGTCGCGATCTGCGCGGCGTGCACGACGGGCGGGCTCTTCCTCTCGTACGGCCTCGCCGAGCGCTTCGGCGTGTCGATTCCGCCCGGGCCGCTGGTCGTGCTGCTGGCGGCTGCGGGCTACGCGCTGTCGGGCGTCGCGGTGCGGCTGCGCGCGCGCGCCTAACGCCGTTCGTGTCGGTGCGCCGACACCGGGCTTCGCAGGGTGCGCGCCTGCGTGCTTCGGCGGAGGCGCACGCGCGCGCGGCGACGCGCTGCAACGATCGGATGCGTCGCAGCTCCGCGCGCAAGCCCCGAATCTCCTTGACGGCGGCGGGGCCTCGTTCTAGAAACCGCCCCGCCGCAGCCAACAGACCGTGAAGAGCGCGTTTCGCCGGGCATCGACGTCCGTTCTCGGGCCTCCGCATGGCCGACCCGGTGCCCAGGTTCGCGCTCGACCGGTCTCGTGGCGGCGGATCTGCGACGGGACGCGAGTGCTCGTCGTGCGCGGAGCATCGAGCTCGTCGTTCGTGCCGGGATGCGAGCCTCGAGGGCAGGAAGGTCGGATGGGTGCGCGCGCCGCGTCGCGCGCGCCCGGATGGCCCCGCCTTCGAGCGACCTTCCAAGGACACAGCGCGAGGTCGCGGCGCCGGGCCGGCGCCCGCGAGCGTCGAGAGTGAGTCGGGCGGGGCACGCGATCGCGGCGCTCGCGAGCGCGAGAGAGCCGGAGCGCGGGGCCTCGGCACATGACGACCCCGGAGAGAGGGGCCCACGAGCGTGCGCATGAATCAACGAATCGACCGGTGGCTTGAGAGGTCGGGCGTCGCCCGGCCGGGGTCGGAGATCGCTCCGCGCCAGGGCGGGCTCGCGGGGCGTCGCTCCGCCGTCGTCCTCGCCGCGACGTCGCTCGCGGCGGCCCTCGTGCTCGCACCGGGCGTCGGGAGCTCGGCCGGCAGCGAGCACGGCGACGAGGCGGCCGCTCCGGCGAAGGGGCCCGTGCACGTCGCCACCAGCGTCTGCGACGCGCAGCGGCTCAAGGCGGCGAAGGCCGAGGACCCGCGCATCCAGATCGAGATCCCGGCCGAGTTCAACAAGCCGTGGCCGTCGCTCTCCGCGTGCGAGTCGCACGACGCGACGTGGGACGAGCGCGCCGATGGCCCCATGCAGCCGATCCCGTTCAGCCACAAGCACCACGCGGGCCAGTTCCAGATCGACTGCCAGTACTGCCACTCCGCGACGGACCGCTCGCGCGCGGCGGGCATGCCCTCGGTCGAGGTCTGCATGGGCTGCCACGCGCAGTTCCCGAAGGAGTACGACGAGCTCGAGGGCATCCGCATCCTGAAGCAGCACTGGGAGGAGAAGACGCCCGTCGTCTGGAAGCAGATCCACCGCCTCCCCGAGCACGTGAAGTTCCGGCACAACCGCCACGTGCAGGCGGGCGTCGCGTGCCAGAAGTGCCACGGGCCGGTCGAGGAGATCGACAAGATGCACCTCGTGCCCGACACGAAGTGGTGGTTCTACGGGCTGCCCACGCAGAAGCTCGAGATGGGCTG
This genomic interval from Myxococcota bacterium contains the following:
- a CDS encoding PAC2 family protein, with protein sequence MTGAIRFQVHPALDDPVLVLAFGGWSDASEAASSALAFVNDAIQSVALAELDPEEFYDFTVARPHVELDGDGERRIVWPSTEFRFGHAGNVELVTGLGSEPHLRWRTFCDAVAALAEGVHAHRVVLLGSFLSDVVYSRPVEVTGFASDPADLERLGVGLSGYEGPTGIVGVLGDRLQRDGREVVSLWACLPHYLSTSPNPRGALALVDRLSAYLGVSFDDGALRAEAEEFEKRVNEIVAADPELSEYVRQLKKRDFAQ
- a CDS encoding response regulator transcription factor — translated: MARVLVVEDELHLAEGLQFNLEAEGHEVEVLGDGALAAQRLASEGAPLDLVLLDVMLPGMSGFEVARRARAAGNFVPILMLTAKDEVADRVRGLEEGADDYLAKPFRLEELLARVRGLLRRRRWDGGLGESTAPREVRFGDVTVHFDRFEIATPRGTARITTREAGLLRALIDREGEAVTRGELLEDVWGLRPDTRTRVVDSFVVRLRRYVEPDPSRPRHIVSVRGHGYRFVR
- a CDS encoding zinc ABC transporter substrate-binding protein, whose translation is MGERAVDAAGRSSAARARRRGGAPRAVRDARARAAARPFVAVALAFVLAVALGVALAGCDRAAPSADARPVVAVSVLPQQWVVERLAGDRVRVVVMLPPGANEATYEPSISQMRALDRAVLYVKVGHPRFAFERAWLDALLADAEGVRVVDGAAGIELAPGDPHYWLVPRHVATMAASVARALADALPAERAAIDARLEGLRRDAEALDAELRARLAPVRGRTFLVFHPAFGYLAREYGLVQVAIEDEGKEPDAHELARLVARARDEGVRVIFVQPQFDRAAAQTIADEVGARLEVLDPLAPDWDDNLRRVARALAEGLAS
- a CDS encoding HAMP domain-containing sensor histidine kinase, whose product is MHRRSIGTPLVVGIVGVLLLLLLAAGWQVLVLADFEPRLDPRPGLGVTDWIFLVLGTLFFGLVLAGLVWLCVWLVQEMRLNQRQRAFIDAVTHELKTPLASFRLYLDTIASHDLDPERRGTFVARMRDDLERLDHTVDQVLAAARAEERSARPPGRVALAPLLAGCVEDVRERNRLPAEAVRVVREAASVVRGDAAELGIVFRNLLQNAIQYSHDPVEVRVGVRDVGDGRVRVEIEDNGIGIPPTELRKIFQRFYRAGRDVQRRAAGLGLGLFIVRGLLRRQGGRVVAESAGAGQGSRFVVTLRAAPRGEA
- a CDS encoding metal ABC transporter permease — its product is MAEALALPFFQRVLVAGLLASVACGVIGAYVVARRIASLSGGLAHAAFGGVGLGYLVGVAPMAGAAGFALVAALVVGFAERRMRSGLDALITMVWSVGMALGVVFVALAPGYAPDLMSYLFGSLLFAPWSYVAVVAGLDVAILGAVVLFHPYFEAVCFDEEFAEATGVPTEPLFLALLALAALAIVTLIRVVGAVLAIGLLTIPAATARRFADGLRPMMVLAVAICAACTTGGLFLSYGLAERFGVSIPPGPLVVLLAAAGYALSGVAVRLRARA
- a CDS encoding cytochrome c3 family protein — encoded protein: MNQRIDRWLERSGVARPGSEIAPRQGGLAGRRSAVVLAATSLAAALVLAPGVGSSAGSEHGDEAAAPAKGPVHVATSVCDAQRLKAAKAEDPRIQIEIPAEFNKPWPSLSACESHDATWDERADGPMQPIPFSHKHHAGQFQIDCQYCHSATDRSRAAGMPSVEVCMGCHAQFPKEYDELEGIRILKQHWEEKTPVVWKQIHRLPEHVKFRHNRHVQAGVACQKCHGPVEEIDKMHLVPDTKWWFYGLPTQKLEMGWCIQCHRDNNQQATQDCLACHY
- a CDS encoding acetyl-CoA C-acetyltransferase, coding for MPEAWIIDAVRTPRGKGKPETGGLYGIHPQELLAQCLNGLRERAGFDPADVEDVVAGIVSAVKDQGGCLARMAALAAGWPVESATGVTLNRYCGSGQQAVNFAAMGVMSGQQDLVIGGGVESMSRVPMGSDGSKMHGGNPHLIELHPQVPQGISADIIAAKEGFSRADLDAYAAESQRRCDVARREGRYASLIPARGLDGQVVLAEDEHPRAGTTVESLGKLPASFEALGAHVAKGETRSLDEMALTRYPELGSIPHVHTAGNSSGIVDGASAVLLASPDYARAHGLRPRARILATATTGSEPVIMLTAPSTAVPKVLKKAGMTIGDIDLVEINEAFAAIPLKTMRDTGMDPEKVNVNGGAIALGHPLGATGGMLIGTVLDELERRDRTTGLVTMCIGGGMGIATVLERI
- a CDS encoding acyl-CoA dehydrogenase family protein — protein: MIDFEPDEEQALIRETVRQFAQNEVRPKARACDEARAVDTAVLEAAHELGLVANALPEECGGGGARSAVTGCLVAEELAWGDLSLALAILSPSLLGFPVADLGTPEQRAQLLPGVLGDRPAPGSLAWVEPRFAFDPLHPHTTAKRDGGDVVLDGAKCFVPWQDGLAHVVVVARDEGLAAFAVPTDAPGLTATREANMGLQALPTAEVALAGVRVPASARLGGDAAGTAAVRALLDRGRVALAACAVGVARASYEVALEYAKERKAFGVPIATKQAIAFKLADMATEIDATRLLAWEAAWRLDQGLDASREAVLAIGKAQRMVLAVADGAVQVFGGHGYTREYLPEMHLRNARGFSTFEALTLV
- a CDS encoding acyl-CoA dehydrogenase family protein; this translates as MAISFEPTENTKTARAHFHRIAHEQMRPISRTYDDREHEPPREWIDFWWSEGRKGAPVDASQPTDGFVTVCVQAEELCFGDAGLYLRMPTPALGGSAVSAAGTPEQRDQFLSAFRSDGHPIWGAMAITEPEAGSDSAAIQTTADFDEATREWVLNGTKIFCTAGEGASQVEGGFVVVWATVDRSAGRGGIKSFVVPALTPGMKLVGTEDKLGIRASDTATLVFENCRVPEANLLGRREVRKQDPKQSGDKGFKGAMATFDASRPIVAAMAVGVGRAALDFVVEELERQGVRLRHDAPRHELTAIERDVLEMQAELQAARLLTWRAAKMISSGTPNNLEASMAKAKAGLAVTQITQKAVELLGPLGYSKKLLVEKWMRDAKINDIYEGTQQINQLIIARRILGYSSSLLR
- a CDS encoding ABC transporter ATP-binding protein produces the protein MTDAAPPPCVELDRVSVSRGGRPVLEDVTLRIAANDYLAILGPNGSGKSTLLKVILGLIEPDAGRVRVFGAPPRRARGRVGYVPQRATFDLDFPIRVRDVVSMGRLAGLGLARLGRFARDDREAADAALERVEMAALADRPIGALSGGQLQRVLIARALAQRPRLLLLDEPTSSLDERIGRSVWELFEELSAEMAIVVVSHDIGAISRSVRSVACLNRHLFAHPSRQLTSDVIEAAYGCPIDLVAHGHPHRVLADHDGAGAPHGEG